A genomic segment from Halorubrum depositum encodes:
- a CDS encoding LeuA family protein, which yields MEFFQGTIASNIEIGPVRIFDTTLRDGEQSPRTSFSYDEKRRIAATLDDMNTHVIEAGFPVNSDAEFEAVSDIAAATDTTVCGLARVVEGDIDAAIDSGVEMVHVFVSTSDVQLEDSMHATRQEAKERAVAAVEQVKDAGVECMFSPMDATRTDPDYLIDIVEAVSDAGTDWINIPDTCGVGMPSSFGKTVKAVVEATDARVDVHTHDDFGMAAANAIMGFENGAEQAQVSVNGIGERAGNAAYEEVVMAVESVYGVDTGIDTTQITKLARIVEEASDIPVPANKPITGRNAFAHESGIHAAGVIENADTFETGVMTPEMVGAEREFVLGKHTGTHSVRKHLEEAGFDPSDGEVRRITKRVKEYGAGKRQVTAGDVERFAEEAGIDREEEVRV from the coding sequence ATCGAGTTCTTCCAGGGCACGATAGCTTCTAACATCGAAATCGGTCCTGTACGGATCTTCGACACGACGTTACGAGACGGAGAACAGTCACCACGGACGTCGTTCAGCTACGACGAGAAACGCCGCATAGCGGCGACGCTGGACGACATGAACACCCACGTCATCGAGGCGGGGTTCCCGGTGAACTCGGACGCGGAGTTCGAGGCCGTGAGCGACATCGCCGCCGCGACGGACACCACCGTCTGCGGGCTGGCGCGGGTCGTCGAGGGCGACATCGACGCCGCGATCGACTCCGGCGTCGAGATGGTCCACGTGTTCGTCTCCACCAGCGACGTGCAGCTGGAGGACTCGATGCACGCGACCCGGCAGGAGGCGAAGGAGCGCGCCGTCGCCGCCGTCGAGCAGGTGAAAGACGCCGGCGTCGAGTGCATGTTCTCGCCGATGGACGCCACCCGGACCGACCCCGACTACCTGATCGACATCGTCGAGGCGGTCTCGGACGCCGGCACCGACTGGATCAACATCCCCGACACCTGCGGCGTCGGGATGCCGAGCAGCTTCGGGAAGACGGTGAAGGCCGTCGTCGAGGCGACCGACGCCCGCGTCGACGTGCACACGCACGACGACTTCGGGATGGCCGCGGCGAACGCGATCATGGGCTTCGAGAACGGCGCCGAGCAGGCGCAGGTGTCGGTCAACGGGATCGGCGAGCGCGCCGGCAACGCCGCCTACGAAGAGGTCGTGATGGCCGTGGAGTCGGTGTACGGCGTCGACACCGGCATCGACACGACCCAGATCACCAAGCTGGCGCGGATCGTCGAGGAGGCCTCGGACATCCCCGTGCCCGCGAACAAGCCCATCACGGGGCGGAACGCGTTCGCGCACGAGTCGGGCATCCACGCGGCCGGCGTCATCGAGAACGCCGACACGTTCGAGACCGGCGTGATGACCCCGGAGATGGTGGGGGCCGAACGCGAGTTCGTCCTCGGGAAACACACCGGCACCCACAGTGTGCGCAAGCACTTAGAGGAGGCCGGCTTCGACCCGAGCGACGGCGAGGTCCGCCGCATCACCAAGCGCGTCAAGGAGTACGGCGCCGGCAAGCGGCAGGTGACCGCCGGCGACGTCGAGCGCTTCGCCGAGGAGGCGGGCATCGACCGCGAGGAGGAGGTCCGAGTCTGA
- the ilvB gene encoding biosynthetic-type acetolactate synthase large subunit: MSDTAAHPREDDPEGSEEPATGADDAPAAESDETPAAGAVSTGAESVVAALEAAGAETAFGVQGGAIMPVYDALYSSSIDHVTMAHEQGAAHAADAYGVVSGEPGLCLATSGPGATNLVTGIADADMDSDSMLALTGQVPTEFVGNDAFQETDTIGVTRPITKHNYFASGADTVGDTVGEAFELSRAGRPGPTLVDLPKDVTQDETDETPGAAAPPAGTDPDPNADADAVEAAARAIEAAERPVCLFGGGVIKAEASDAARTFARTYGIPVTTTMPGIGSFPEDDELCLSWAGMHGTGYANMAITHTDCLIAVGTRFDDRLTGGIDTFAPEAEVVHVDIDPAEISKNVHADHPLIGDAGRVLDQLTAAVREAPDAEAWRERCAEWKETYPLTYATPEDEPLKPQFVVEAFDEATDDDTIVTTGVGQHQMWASQFWTYTEPRTWISSHGLGTMGYGVPAAVGARVAADNMGEPDRDVVCFDGDGSFLMTMQELSVAVREDLDVTIAVLNNEYIGMVRQWQDAFYEGRHMASDYTWMPEFDKLAEAFGALGLRVDDYDEVAPAIEEALDYDGPAVIDFHVDPEENVLPMVPSGGANGKFATAEDQL; the protein is encoded by the coding sequence ATGAGCGACACAGCAGCACACCCACGAGAGGACGACCCGGAGGGCTCCGAGGAGCCGGCGACGGGAGCGGACGACGCCCCCGCCGCCGAGTCCGACGAGACGCCCGCCGCGGGGGCGGTCTCGACCGGCGCGGAGTCGGTCGTCGCCGCCCTCGAGGCGGCCGGCGCGGAGACCGCCTTCGGCGTCCAGGGCGGCGCGATCATGCCCGTCTACGACGCGTTGTACAGCTCGTCGATCGACCACGTCACGATGGCCCACGAGCAGGGCGCCGCCCACGCCGCCGACGCGTACGGCGTCGTGTCGGGCGAGCCGGGGCTCTGCCTGGCGACCTCGGGCCCGGGCGCGACGAACCTCGTCACCGGGATCGCCGACGCCGACATGGACTCCGACTCGATGCTCGCGCTGACCGGACAGGTGCCGACCGAGTTCGTCGGCAACGACGCGTTCCAGGAGACGGACACCATCGGGGTCACGCGCCCGATCACGAAGCACAACTACTTCGCGAGCGGCGCCGACACCGTCGGCGACACCGTCGGCGAGGCGTTCGAGCTGTCGCGGGCCGGTCGCCCGGGACCGACGCTCGTCGACCTCCCGAAGGACGTCACCCAGGACGAGACGGACGAGACGCCGGGGGCGGCGGCACCGCCGGCCGGCACCGACCCCGACCCGAACGCCGACGCCGACGCGGTCGAGGCGGCCGCCCGAGCCATCGAGGCGGCCGAGCGACCGGTCTGTCTGTTCGGCGGCGGCGTGATCAAGGCCGAGGCGAGCGACGCCGCGCGGACGTTCGCGCGGACGTACGGGATCCCGGTGACGACGACGATGCCCGGGATCGGCTCGTTCCCCGAGGACGACGAGCTCTGCCTCTCGTGGGCCGGGATGCACGGCACCGGCTACGCGAACATGGCGATCACCCACACCGACTGCCTGATCGCGGTCGGCACCCGGTTCGACGACCGGCTCACCGGCGGGATCGACACGTTCGCGCCGGAGGCCGAGGTCGTCCACGTCGACATCGACCCGGCCGAGATCTCGAAGAACGTCCACGCTGACCACCCGCTGATCGGCGACGCGGGGCGCGTCCTCGACCAGCTGACCGCGGCGGTCCGGGAGGCGCCCGACGCCGAGGCGTGGCGCGAGCGCTGCGCCGAGTGGAAGGAGACGTACCCGCTCACGTACGCGACGCCCGAGGACGAGCCGCTGAAGCCGCAGTTCGTCGTCGAGGCGTTCGACGAGGCGACCGACGACGACACCATCGTGACGACCGGCGTCGGCCAACACCAGATGTGGGCCTCCCAGTTCTGGACGTACACGGAGCCGCGAACGTGGATCTCCTCGCACGGGCTGGGGACGATGGGGTACGGCGTGCCCGCCGCGGTCGGCGCGCGCGTCGCCGCCGACAACATGGGCGAGCCCGACCGCGACGTGGTCTGTTTCGACGGCGACGGCTCCTTCCTGATGACGATGCAGGAACTCTCCGTGGCCGTGCGCGAGGACCTCGATGTCACCATCGCCGTGCTCAACAACGAGTACATCGGCATGGTGCGCCAGTGGCAGGACGCCTTCTACGAGGGGCGTCACATGGCCTCCGACTACACGTGGATGCCCGAGTTCGACAAGCTCGCCGAGGCGTTCGGCGCGCTCGGGCTCCGCGTCGACGACTACGACGAGGTCGCGCCCGCGATCGAGGAGGCGCTCGACTACGACGGTCCCGCCGTGATCGACTTCCACGTCGATCCCGAGGAGAACGTCCTGCCGATGGTGCCGAGCGGCGGCGCGAACGGGAAGTTCGCCACCGCGGAGGACCAGCTATGA
- the ilvN gene encoding acetolactate synthase small subunit, which translates to MSGDSPDSRPATDGGSASDAGVPEADSRPAPSEQPGPEERDHPEGRRNLEGIRIDPVLEAEHESRRAVISALVEDEPGVLARVSGLVSRRQFNIESLTVGPTTVDGHSRITMVVEETDPGIDQIEKQMAKLKPVISVGEVSGNAVTAELVLLKVEADDPAAVHAVTEMYDGRTLDAGPRTITVQLTGDEARIDDALDAFRQFGIIEIARTGQTALARGDVPTAPGEKPGTAGEPTTHDS; encoded by the coding sequence ATGAGCGGCGACTCGCCCGACTCCCGACCCGCGACCGACGGCGGCTCCGCGTCCGACGCCGGCGTGCCCGAGGCCGACTCGCGGCCCGCGCCGAGCGAGCAGCCCGGTCCCGAGGAGCGGGACCACCCGGAGGGGCGCCGGAACCTCGAAGGGATCCGGATCGACCCCGTCCTGGAGGCCGAACACGAGTCGCGGCGCGCCGTCATCTCGGCGCTCGTGGAGGACGAGCCGGGCGTGCTCGCGCGCGTCTCCGGGCTCGTCTCCCGCCGCCAGTTCAACATCGAGAGCCTCACCGTCGGCCCGACGACCGTCGACGGCCACTCGCGGATCACGATGGTCGTCGAGGAGACGGACCCCGGCATCGACCAGATCGAAAAGCAGATGGCGAAGCTGAAACCCGTTATCTCCGTGGGCGAGGTGTCCGGCAACGCGGTCACCGCCGAGCTCGTCCTGCTGAAGGTCGAGGCCGACGACCCCGCGGCGGTCCACGCCGTCACCGAGATGTACGACGGTCGGACGCTCGACGCGGGGCCACGGACGATCACCGTCCAGCTCACCGGCGACGAGGCGCGGATCGACGACGCGCTCGACGCGTTCCGCCAGTTCGGCATTATCGAGATCGCGCGGACGGGCCAGACCGCGCTCGCGCGCGGCGACGTCCCGACCGCGCCCGGAGAGAAACCCGGAACGGCCGGCGAACCGACGACGCACGACAGCTGA